A region of Salvelinus alpinus chromosome 6, SLU_Salpinus.1, whole genome shotgun sequence DNA encodes the following proteins:
- the LOC139579031 gene encoding fibrinogen gamma chain-like, translated as MAPSLLSTAAGVLLLFSLSSAQTRGDYSEDCTPRDGFGKYCPTTCGVADYLNNYKPKVDKDLDEMEDILYRITNLTTGATEKVTYMKDSATQHQKSGGDVHYKRSASILDDVLRFEKTIVSQEEQIYQLQGMLESNKKRMLDLKQMSIQLDQKCQDPCKDTVEIKPLTGKDCQDIANKGAKTSGLYYVKPLKAKEQFLVYCEIDSFGRGFTVLQRRRNGNVDFNKDWIQYKEGFGYLSPDDTTEFWLGNEKMHLLSTQATIPYVLRIELTDWLGNKKHADYAAFKVGPEVDMYRLTYAYYFGGDAGDAFDGFDFGDDPSDKFFTSHNGMQFSTSDKDNDKFQGNCAKQDGSGWWMNRCHAAHLNGKYYQGGKYTAKDAGESGYDNGIIWATWHSRWYSMKETTMMIIPTNRIAAGDGQQAGGVKQFGGLGDN; from the exons tccctctcctctgcg CAAACGAGGGGAGACTATTCCGAGGACTGCACACCAAGGGACGGATTT GGCAAGTACTGCCCAACGACATGTGGCGTGGCTGACTACCTAAACAACTACAAGCCGAAGGTGGACAAGGACCTTGATGAAATGGAGGATATCCTGTATAGAATAACCAACCTTACCACGGGGGCCACAGAGAAAGTCACCTATATGAAGGATTCAGCAACGCAACATCAGAAGTCTGGCGGAG ACGTCCACTACAAAAGGTCAGCGAGCATACTGGATGATGTCCTGCGCTTTGAGAAGACCATCGTCTCCCAGGAGGAGCAAATATA TCAACTCCAGGGGATGCTGGAATCCAATAAGAAGAGGATGTTAGACCTCAAACAGATGTCCATTCAGCTGGATCAGAAATGCCAAGATCCCTGCAAGGATACTGTGGAAATCAAACCCCTTACAGGGAAAG ATTGCCAGGATATTGCCAACAAGGGTGCCAAAACCAGCGGTCTGTACTACGTGAAGCCACTGAAGGCTAAGGAGCAGTTCCTTGTGTACTGCGAGATCGACAGCTTCGGCCGCGGCTTCACCGTCCTGCAGCGG AGACGCAATGGCAACGTGGACTTCAACAAGGACTGGATCCAGTATAAGGAGGGCTTCGGCTACCTGAGCCCAGATGACACCACCGAGTTCTGGCTGGGCAATGAGAAGATGCACCTGCTCTCCACCCAGGCCACCATCCCATACGTGTTGAGGATCGAGCTCACCGACTGGTTGGGCAACAAGAA gCATGCCGACTACGCCGCGTTCAAAGTGGGGCCGGAAGTCGACATGTACCGCCTGACCTACGCTTACTACTTCGGCGGTGACGCGGGCGACGCGTTCGACGGCTTTGACTTCGGAGATGACCCCAGCGACAAGTTCTTCACGTCTCACAACGGCATGCAGTTTAGTACCAGCGACAAGGACAACGACAAGTTCCAGGGTAACTGTGCTAAGCAGGACGGCTCCGGTTGGTGGATGAACCGATGCCACGCCGCCCACCTCAACGGGAAATATTACCAGG GTGGGAAGTACACGGCGAAGGACGCCGGCGAGTCAGGCTACGACAATGGCATCATCTGGGCCACGTGGCACAGCCGCTGGTACTCCATGAAGGAGACTACCATGATGATCATCCCCACCAACAGGATCGCGGCGGGAGACGGACAGCAGGCCGGAGGGGTCAAACAGTTTGGAGGCCTGGGAGACAACTAA